A genomic segment from Methanomicrobium sp. W14 encodes:
- a CDS encoding type IV pilin N-terminal domain-containing protein gives MKGAKIDAVSPVVGVMLMLVVTIIIAAVVSAFAGGLAHTQSKAPQATISATFSVSQGMTITHCGGEAIPLDSLVFTTQNGDGFGPNTESLTTEEINRSIISDKNGDLVFLNNSGGKSSFNPGDTLYISAYNCTAPILQPDVGLSIRGWDWKKKPTYYKCKGGGYTCYASLWSLCYRNPNNVGKTFILQTGDRSGNTISTCGVKITS, from the coding sequence ATGAAAGGAGCAAAAATCGATGCGGTCTCACCAGTTGTCGGTGTGATGCTCATGCTTGTGGTTACGATAATAATAGCTGCTGTAGTCTCGGCATTTGCCGGAGGTCTGGCGCATACCCAGTCAAAGGCCCCGCAGGCAACAATAAGTGCAACATTCAGCGTCTCGCAGGGCATGACAATCACCCATTGCGGAGGGGAGGCGATACCTCTTGACAGTCTCGTCTTCACAACCCAGAACGGAGACGGCTTCGGGCCGAACACAGAATCGCTTACCACAGAGGAAATCAACAGGAGCATAATCTCCGACAAAAACGGGGACCTGGTGTTCCTGAACAATTCCGGCGGAAAGTCCTCGTTTAACCCCGGAGACACCCTCTACATTTCAGCCTATAACTGCACGGCCCCGATTCTTCAGCCTGACGTGGGATTATCAATACGTGGCTGGGACTGGAAGAAAAAGCCTACTTATTACAAGTGTAAAGGCGGCGGCTATACCTGCTATGCATCTCTTTGGTCTCTCTGCTACCGCAACCCGAATAATGTTGGCAAGACCTTTATCCTCCAGACCGGTGACAGGTCGGGAAACACAATCTCGACGTGCGGGGTGAAGATTACGTCATAG
- a CDS encoding type IV pilin N-terminal domain-containing protein — MKNENYSAVSPVVGVMLMLVVTIIIAAIVSGFAGGLIESDSQKAPSLSMDVSITNSGTYRDSGFHAKVTGVSEPIPTSDLKIITSWTTTVKTNTYIDVLHKDDATQWEEVDGAGCVLGLPLGTIYHGGAEVLPGVSNTRTDRTYTNGGGVAPFGSGTGVEGSVPVTKWSSYQKTAYFGNYALEQGTVLTAEPIGECKANDPVVGGYPGKGKIGGAFFYGGYGTNVMSEDRQLITSLFHYQSDGKINDPWSRYVYNVYTGDKTTPADIIADGGQVDNTQAVLGCGWENLRTGDTVNVKVIYIPSGKTIFDKDVTVSA, encoded by the coding sequence ATGAAAAATGAGAATTATTCTGCAGTCTCTCCTGTTGTAGGCGTCATGCTGATGCTTGTCGTAACGATTATCATCGCGGCTATTGTAAGCGGGTTCGCAGGAGGACTAATAGAGAGCGACAGCCAGAAGGCCCCTTCTCTTAGTATGGATGTAAGTATAACGAATTCCGGCACTTACAGGGACAGCGGATTCCACGCAAAAGTAACAGGGGTCAGCGAGCCTATTCCGACAAGTGACCTGAAAATTATCACCTCGTGGACGACCACCGTAAAAACAAATACGTATATTGACGTGCTGCATAAGGACGACGCAACGCAATGGGAGGAAGTCGATGGTGCCGGCTGCGTCCTCGGGCTGCCGCTCGGCACAATCTATCACGGCGGTGCTGAAGTACTTCCGGGTGTCTCCAACACCCGCACTGACAGAACCTACACGAACGGAGGTGGTGTTGCACCATTCGGATCGGGTACCGGCGTTGAGGGGTCGGTTCCTGTCACAAAGTGGAGTTCCTATCAAAAAACAGCATATTTCGGGAACTATGCCCTGGAACAGGGGACTGTCCTGACAGCCGAGCCTATCGGTGAATGTAAGGCAAACGATCCTGTGGTCGGGGGTTATCCGGGTAAAGGAAAAATTGGAGGTGCATTTTTTTATGGCGGTTATGGCACAAATGTAATGTCTGAAGACAGGCAGTTAATTACCAGTTTATTCCACTACCAGTCGGATGGTAAAATCAACGACCCCTGGAGCAGGTACGTGTATAATGTATATACCGGGGACAAGACCACTCCCGCTGACATCATTGCCGACGGCGGACAGGTCGACAATACCCAGGCAGTGCTTGGATGCGGGTGGGAGAACCTGCGGACAGGGGATACTGTAAACGTTAAGGTTATCTATATCCCGAGCGGGAAGACAATCTTTGACAAGGACGTGACGGTGAGCGCATGA
- a CDS encoding cytochrome c biogenesis protein → MNFSGPAVFAGSNVTPEDLFKDLIPDANTTVTVFYSSRCSSCVRVLPGLENLSDRYPEIKVRYYDLYNSTENLTLLYEFGAQYHMHYVSYPILFTGDTVVLSGMAPITENSESVFEALDKGLIPDIEYEKRWIEEDKYENSTDLRSDIPAGIILVASAGLIDGINPCAFAVLVFLIISLLSSGHGKKVLFSGLFYTLAVFVFYFFAGLGIMNFVRFTGYSYIFSLFAGIVAITAGLINILDSLKKDTRASLSIPASSKGIIGKFINKATLPSSFLLGIIVGMFELPCTGGIYLAIISLLSSEMTFTEGVPYLLLYNLFFVMPLLMITFAVGFGLSPKFVDSARLRYRNKIRFAMGIALILIGIFVVWWQI, encoded by the coding sequence ATGAATTTTTCCGGCCCGGCGGTCTTTGCCGGTTCAAACGTCACACCAGAAGACCTCTTCAAAGACCTCATACCAGATGCAAACACTACAGTGACAGTATTTTACAGCAGCCGGTGCAGTTCATGCGTAAGAGTTCTTCCCGGCCTGGAGAACCTTTCGGACAGATACCCTGAAATTAAGGTCCGGTATTACGACCTTTACAACTCGACCGAAAACCTGACCCTTCTTTATGAGTTCGGGGCGCAATATCACATGCACTATGTCTCTTACCCGATTCTTTTTACAGGTGACACGGTAGTTTTGTCCGGAATGGCTCCCATAACTGAAAACTCGGAATCCGTATTTGAAGCACTTGACAAAGGACTTATTCCGGACATTGAATATGAAAAAAGGTGGATAGAAGAAGACAAATACGAAAATTCAACTGATCTTAGAAGTGACATCCCGGCGGGAATTATTCTTGTCGCATCTGCAGGACTTATTGACGGAATAAATCCGTGTGCATTTGCAGTCCTTGTCTTCCTGATTATATCCCTTCTATCATCAGGTCATGGAAAAAAAGTTCTTTTCTCAGGACTTTTCTACACACTGGCGGTATTTGTCTTCTATTTTTTTGCAGGACTTGGAATAATGAACTTTGTCAGGTTTACAGGCTACTCCTACATATTTTCACTGTTTGCGGGAATTGTCGCAATCACGGCCGGACTTATAAACATCCTCGATTCACTGAAAAAAGACACACGGGCATCTTTATCGATACCCGCATCTTCAAAAGGGATCATAGGGAAGTTCATTAATAAGGCAACATTACCTTCATCTTTTTTACTGGGAATAATTGTCGGAATGTTTGAACTCCCGTGTACGGGCGGCATATACCTTGCAATAATCAGCCTTTTGTCATCGGAAATGACCTTTACTGAAGGTGTCCCTTATCTTCTTTTATACAATCTATTCTTCGTTATGCCTCTGCTCATGATAACCTTTGCAGTAGGATTCGGACTTTCACCGAAATTCGTGGACTCTGCAAGACTCAGGTACAGGAACAAAATAAGATTTGCAATGGGAATCGCCCTGATATTAATAGGAATATTTGTAGTCTGGTGGCAGATATGA
- a CDS encoding type IV pilin, which produces MSLKPDDNAVSPVVGVMMMLVVTIIIAAVVSAFAGSSMDSHQKAPQATIQGSFSISSGMEITHMGGDALAINDLVFTVRNSPVFGPNLEQATAQVLDKTIITDSQGRLLDYGDGSTNVTSFKSGDTLYINASSIRCDLLQPVVVPDDYTDKLGSDGYSYTSDGKYQNHWALCFKNNDNIGNNFYLDVSDKSGNLICRSEVTITA; this is translated from the coding sequence ATGTCATTAAAACCGGATGACAATGCAGTCTCACCTGTCGTGGGAGTTATGATGATGCTTGTAGTTACAATCATCATAGCGGCGGTAGTTTCAGCTTTTGCAGGCAGTTCGATGGACAGTCACCAGAAAGCTCCCCAGGCAACAATCCAGGGGTCTTTCAGCATAAGCTCGGGAATGGAGATCACCCACATGGGCGGTGATGCACTTGCAATAAACGATTTGGTCTTTACTGTAAGGAACAGCCCGGTATTCGGACCTAACCTTGAACAGGCAACAGCACAGGTACTTGACAAAACAATAATCACCGACAGCCAGGGAAGACTTCTCGATTACGGTGACGGGAGTACAAACGTTACTTCGTTTAAATCGGGCGATACCCTGTATATTAATGCTTCTTCAATCAGGTGCGACCTGCTCCAGCCTGTTGTCGTACCTGACGATTATACAGACAAACTTGGAAGTGACGGCTACAGCTATACCAGTGACGGCAAATACCAGAACCACTGGGCTTTATGCTTTAAAAACAACGACAATATCGGAAACAACTTTTATCTTGATGTAAGCGACAAGAGCGGGAACCTCATATGCAGAAGTGAGGTTACAATCACTGCATAA
- a CDS encoding type IV pilin N-terminal domain-containing protein: MRENNYAVSPVVGVMLMLVVTIIIAAVVSAFSGGLMEGQSKAPQANIRGTFSISEGMTITHAGGDSLPTKNLIFTIRDGPTFGPNLESTTAEALDLSKTYVSTDRGKGPVVTKQGTYFMVSFNPGNIITVEPKYCTCNVSQPNVAPTDFEDNIGEDGYTYNGTQTVAWAHCIRNQDSIGKSFILEVSDTEGHLISKSDVLVTA; the protein is encoded by the coding sequence ATGAGAGAAAACAACTATGCGGTCTCTCCTGTTGTAGGCGTCATGCTGATGCTCGTCGTTACAATCATCATTGCAGCGGTCGTCTCCGCTTTTTCAGGAGGACTTATGGAAGGGCAGAGTAAGGCCCCGCAGGCAAACATCAGGGGAACTTTCAGTATATCAGAAGGCATGACTATCACCCATGCAGGAGGGGATTCCCTTCCTACAAAGAACCTTATATTCACAATCAGGGACGGCCCCACATTCGGCCCGAATCTCGAATCTACAACAGCAGAGGCACTTGATCTCTCCAAAACCTACGTAAGTACCGATAGAGGCAAAGGCCCTGTAGTGACAAAACAGGGGACATACTTTATGGTCTCCTTCAACCCCGGGAACATAATAACCGTTGAACCGAAGTACTGCACATGCAACGTTTCCCAGCCCAATGTCGCCCCGACGGACTTTGAGGACAATATCGGGGAGGACGGCTACACATACAACGGGACACAGACCGTAGCCTGGGCGCACTGCATAAGAAACCAGGACAGCATTGGCAAGAGCTTCATCCTGGAAGTGAGTGATACGGAAGGTCACCTGATCTCAAAGAGCGACGTACTGGTAACGGCATGA
- a CDS encoding type IV pilin — translation MRKFNDNAVSPVVGVMLMLVVTIIIATVVSGFAGGLVAGGCQKSPALAMDVKITNSGTWVNSGFSATVTGVSDPVRTSDLKIVTSWKKNDITGGNASIGNVLNVFEPSVASSGLNVASIAPYGFGMASVPGEPGISGSALTPGKVPERQFGNYTLSNGVSMSAQPFGGRNDGTGDCYNDSFGNLCGYGVVSDYLYTDFDSENYIDPMQAVLGCGWEKLRAGDTVSVKVVFVPSGKTIFSKDVTVLEG, via the coding sequence ATGAGAAAATTTAATGATAACGCCGTATCTCCCGTTGTCGGTGTAATGCTGATGCTTGTCGTGACGATTATAATTGCAACCGTTGTGAGCGGATTTGCCGGCGGCCTTGTCGCGGGCGGCTGCCAGAAGTCTCCGGCACTTGCAATGGACGTTAAAATAACAAATTCAGGCACATGGGTAAACAGCGGTTTTTCCGCAACTGTGACGGGAGTAAGCGACCCTGTCAGGACAAGTGATCTCAAAATCGTCACATCATGGAAGAAAAATGATATTACAGGCGGAAATGCGTCTATAGGAAACGTCTTAAATGTTTTTGAGCCGTCTGTGGCTTCATCCGGCCTGAATGTGGCAAGTATAGCACCATACGGTTTTGGAATGGCGTCAGTCCCGGGAGAACCGGGAATTTCCGGAAGTGCACTGACACCTGGCAAAGTACCTGAACGACAATTCGGGAACTACACGCTTTCAAACGGAGTGAGTATGAGTGCACAGCCGTTCGGCGGCAGAAATGACGGGACAGGAGACTGTTATAACGATAGTTTTGGTAACCTGTGCGGCTATGGTGTGGTGTCAGATTATTTATACACGGATTTTGACAGCGAAAATTACATAGACCCGATGCAGGCCGTACTCGGCTGCGGCTGGGAAAAACTCAGGGCGGGAGACACGGTTTCCGTAAAAGTCGTTTTCGTGCCGAGCGGGAAGACAATATTCTCAAAGGACGTCACTGTCCTGGAGGGCTGA